The following DNA comes from Teredinibacter haidensis.
CGACTGTCAAACCCCGAATAAAAACTGAAGTAATGCGGCCCCCACGCAAGATCACCCCGGTATATCCCGCAAGGCTTGTATAACGGTTGAATAGCGTGGAGGAGTAGCGCTTGTTAAAAAACGACCTGAGCTGGCGCGCCTTGTTTATGTTTTTCAATAAGCTGATAGTGGAGCTTCGGCGGCGTAGACAAACACCCCTGTTGTTTTTTTAACCCATAGTTGTGGAGCATCAAAGTTTGTACTTAATGGATCATGGCCTCGCATTGAGTGCAAGCGAAGCATTTGCTTTCAACGAAAACACCTATTAGCCTATACCAAGGCTAACGAAGCCAAGTGACTTGCTGGCGTCAAAGCTGTTCTCAGCAAAAGATGCCAGGTGAGTGGGATGCTACGGTGCAGATCAATAAACCGTGTGCTTTTGAACTCTACTCTTATCGAGGGGGATCTTGTCACCGGGCTTTCAAGCTTCTCTTTAGCTTCCAGCGACTATCGCTGGTCTACAATTGAGTTTGTTCTTTCCCTTCCAACTAATAACAGAGTAAACCGAATATGATTCGCCAACTCATACGCAGCCTCGCCTGCGTCTCTACCTATATCATGTTAACGTCCTGCGGAGGCCAAGTAGCCGAGACCTCAGGTATCATGGGTGCTCCAAGCCTGGTCACCGAAAACTCAACCGCCCAAACCCAAGCGCTCTACCGCAATTTGGCCACTGTCGGCAAAACCCAGGTGCTCTTTGGCCACCAAAATACTACCGCGTATGGCGTTAACTGGATCAATGAAGAAGGCCGTTCTGACGTCAAAGATGTAACCGGTTCCAATCCTGCCGTTTTTGGCTGGGATTTGGCCCATTTGGAGTCGGGGGATGAGAAGAGCCTGGACAATATTTCCTTCGATTTTATCCGCGATCAGATTAAGGCCAGCTACCAGCGTGGCGCTATCAATACCCTTAGCTGGCATATGCGCGACCCCGTTACCGGTGGGAGCTCCTGGGATAAAAACCCCACGGTTGCCAAGCTGATTCCCGGTGGTGAAGCGCACGATAAATTGAAGGCGAACCTAGATACTTTCGTCGCTTTTAACGAAACACTTAAGGTTAAAAACGCAGATGGCAAGATGGAGTATGTGCCCATTATCTTTCGCCCCTGGCACGAGCATAACGGCGATTGGTTTTGGTGGGGCAAGGGTGAAAACCTGACCAGCGAGGAAGACTACATTGCTCTGTGGCGCTTTACCGTGGATTACCTGCGTGACGAAAAGGGCCTTCGCAACTTAATTTACGCCTTTTCTCCAGACCGCAGCCGTATGGATTTAAGTCTGCTGCCAGAATCTTACCTCTATGCTTATCCCGGCGATAACTACGTGGATATTATTGGGCTGGATAACTACTGGGATCTGGGCCACCCCTATAACAATGAGCCACTGGAAGCGCGTCGCGGCTACTTTGTCGCCAGTCTGGAAGCAATCAGCGATATCGCCAAAGCTAAAAATAAAGTTGCTGCACTCACCGAAGGCGGACAGGAAACCGTCCACCAGGATAAATTCTGGACCGATATGATCTTAAGTAACGTGTTGGCCACCGAGAGCAGTGCGAACATTGCCTACCTGCTGGTATGGCGAAATGCCAATAAGGCGCGGGAAAATAGGGATCACTTCTATGCACCGTATAAAGGGCATAAGAGTGAGCAGGACTTTATCGATTTCTATAATCACCCTGCCACAGTATTTGAAAGCAATTTGCCGAATATGTACGAATAGAGTTTTCATCTTTGCCAGGTAAGGTAATCCCCCCCCCGCTCAGGCGGGGGCTTTTACTGGCACGAAGAGGGGGCCGGAGGGCTCTGCCAACAACAACCCTGCTTGGCTGAATGCCGCGGTGTTTACCTTCTTATAAATAAGCCAGGATTCGACCTGCCGATGTTACTGCAACCTTGTAACATGCAGAGTGTCGCGCAGCACGGAAAAAGCTGTATTTCCGCTCGGGCTAACTTCCAACGCTTCAGTAATGTACGATTGCATTGGCGGCAACGTTTCCAGCACAGCTCTATCGAACTGGCTGGACTCATTAAGAGCTACAAAATCGTACCACGCGATAGTAGAAAAATCGGTGGTATAAAGACGTGGGCCAGATACAGAAAACATCATCACACTGCTGAAACTTTCCAACTCTCCAACTTTCTCATTATCACGATTATAAACGGACTGATCACGTACCCGATAATTACCGTCGTTGCTAATTGCCGTATAGTGATATCGATCGGTAAGCGTTACGGATTTATTCTCTGGATCAAATTCGGCGGCATAAAACCTGGATTCAACCCGCGAATACAAAATTAACTCAATGTAAGACAGGTCCCCTGCGTAAACCAAGCCCGAATACTCACGAAAAGAATCGGCAGGTTCAACCCGCTCCAGATCGATTTCAACAAGCTCCTGGGTAAGCAAATTGATAACGTGTAACGCGTTGTAGGGTATTCCTCGCACAAGAAGAACCTCTGTGCTGGAAAGTACTAACATGTCTTGAGCGTCGTCAGTCACAGGCATTGGCGAGGCCTTCTCCAAAATCATCGCATTCAGATCCATTTGATACAGATATGTTTCATGTTCGGTAGAGCCAAGGCAAAAAACTTTATTGCCATCAACAGAAATTCGTGGCAGAGAAAGCTGCAAATTAT
Coding sequences within:
- a CDS encoding glycoside hydrolase family 26 protein, coding for MIRQLIRSLACVSTYIMLTSCGGQVAETSGIMGAPSLVTENSTAQTQALYRNLATVGKTQVLFGHQNTTAYGVNWINEEGRSDVKDVTGSNPAVFGWDLAHLESGDEKSLDNISFDFIRDQIKASYQRGAINTLSWHMRDPVTGGSSWDKNPTVAKLIPGGEAHDKLKANLDTFVAFNETLKVKNADGKMEYVPIIFRPWHEHNGDWFWWGKGENLTSEEDYIALWRFTVDYLRDEKGLRNLIYAFSPDRSRMDLSLLPESYLYAYPGDNYVDIIGLDNYWDLGHPYNNEPLEARRGYFVASLEAISDIAKAKNKVAALTEGGQETVHQDKFWTDMILSNVLATESSANIAYLLVWRNANKARENRDHFYAPYKGHKSEQDFIDFYNHPATVFESNLPNMYE